The Chamaesiphon minutus PCC 6605 DNA window GGCCTTCGCCGACGCGAGTAGTATAAGCTTTGGCGACACCAATGACTCGATCGATCGTCGTCGGGCCAATGCCAGTACCGATACAAGCTCCACCCGCGATCGGGTTGGATGATGTAACATAAGGGTAGGTACCATGATCGAGATCGAGCAGCGTCCCTTGGGCACCTTCAAATAAAATATTGCGACGACGGCGTACCGCCTCGTATATTTCCACTGAGGTATTGACTACATGTGGGCGCAACCGTTCGGCATAGCCCAAATATTCGGTCGCTACCTGTTCTGGATCGAGCGGTGGCAAGTTATATAGCTTTTCGAGGATCTCATTTTTTTGAACGATCGTCCAGGCAACCTGTTCGCGGAATGATTCGGCATCCATCAAATCTTGTACCCGAATGCCAACTCGGTCGGACTTATCCATATAAGTCGGCCCGATGCCGCGTCCGGTCGTACCAATTTTGTGAGTGCCCCTGACTTCTTCCGATGCCAGATCGATCGATCGATGATATGGCATCGTTACATGCGCTGTCTGGGAAATCAAGAGCTTGTCAGTAGGGATATTTAGCGCGACAAGTCGATCCAGTTCTTCGATCAATACTTTGGGGTCAATGACTGTCCCACAGCCAATGATACATTTAGTTTCGGGATATAGAATCCCCGAAGGAATTAAGTGCAGTTTAAAGGTTTGACCTTTTACGACTACAGTGTGACCAGCGTTGACACCCCCTTGGTAACGCACGACCACATCTGCTGACTTACTTAATAAGTCAGTGATTTTTCCTTTTCCTTCATCGCCCCATTGGGCACCAATTACGACTACGTTAGCCAAGGGTTATTGCTTGTCTATCTGAATAAAGTTAACACAATCTACAATCCTACCATGGACATCAGTGTATGTCAAAAGAAGATGTTTCTCGCTCTGACAAACGCCATACATCAGATCGATTATAATATACTGTCACCAGCGATCGAAATGTGCCCAACCTGACAATCCACAACAACGACTGGGATTCACATGATTAGCATGATTAACATGATTTAGGTTGTTGGTACTATTTACAAACCCCATCAGGATTGAAGGATTGACAGGATTAGATTGTCGGTACTATCTACACGTCCACTCATCCACCCATCCGCTCATCCACCCATCCACCCATTCACCCTGTTCTACCATGACTCCGATCGATCGTAGCTATCACATCACCACCTTTGGCTGTCAGATGAATAAGGCTGATTCCGAGCGGATGGGTGGGATACTAGAAGATATGGGATTTCAATGGTCGGACGACCCATTTACAGCAGATCTCGTTCTCTATAATACTTGTACGATCCGCGATTTAGCCGAACAGAAAGTTTATTCCTACTTGGGCAAACAAACCCGCCGCAAAAAAGATAATCCCGACTTGGTGTTGATTATGGCTGGCTGCGTTGCCCAGCAAGAAGGAGAAGCCCTTTTGCGCCGCATCCCCGAACTAGATTTGATTATGGGGCCACAACACGCCAATCGGCTCGAAGACCTATTACAGCAGGTATTTAGCGGTGCTCAGGTCGTCGCTACCGAGCCGATCCATATTATCGAAGATATTACCAAACCGCGTCGCGATAGTAGCGTCACAGCGTGGGTAAATGTTATCTATGGTTGCAACGAACGCTGCACTTATTGCGTGGTGCCTAACGTGCGGGGTGTCGAGCAGTCGCGCACGCCAGAAGCAATTCGGGCAGAAATTAAAGAATTAGCGCGTCAGGGATATAAGGAAGTAACCTTGCTGGGTCAAAATATCGATGCTTACGGACGCGATTTACCCGGCTCTACTGTCGAAGGTCGCCATTCACATACACTCACTGACTTACTCTACTATATTCACGATATTGAAGGGATCGAACGGATTCGGTTTGCAACCAGTCATCCGCGTTATTTTACCGAGCGATTGATTAAAGCTTGTACCGAATTGCCCAAGGTGTGCGAACATTTTCACGTACCATTTCAGTCGGGCGATAACGATATTCTCAAGGCAATGTCGCGGGGTTATACGCATGAAAAATATCGGCGAATTGTCGATACGATTCGTAAGTATATGCCCGATGCGTCGATTAGTGCCGATGCGATCGTCGGATTTCCGGGCGAAACAGAGGAACAATTCGAGCGGACGTTAGAATTAATTGCCGATGTCGGTTTCGATATGGTAAACACGGCGGCTTATTCACCGCGTCCGAATACACCTGCGGCATTGTGGGCTAATCAATTAAGTGAAGAGATCAAACTCGACAGGTTGCAGCGGATCAATCATCTGGTTTCCCAAACGGCGATCGAGCGATCTGGGCGGTATTTCGATCGGGTAGAATCGGTGTTAGTGGAAGAACGCAATGCTAAAAATACCGACCAAGTTTTGGGCAGGACTAGAGGCAATCGGTTGACGTTTTTTAATGGCGATATTGAAGAATTGCGCGGTAAAGTCGTCCCTGTCAAAATTACAGAAGCGCGGGCATTTAGTCTCACTGGCGATAGGGTGACGAAGATAGAATGATTTTACTAAATTTAAATAGCGATCGAGACATTAAGTAACAAGGCATTCATCATCGACCGATCGAATCTAGTATCATTAGGTCGATCCTAAATATATATAGGTGAGAAGCTATGACTGTTGCAACTAAATTTATGAGTCTTGAGGAGTACCTCAACTATGATGATGGTACGGATAACCTCTACGAACTTGTGAATGGAAAATTAATTCCTATGCCCCCAGAAAGCGATCGAAATCAGCAAGTATCTATTTCTTTGTTAGCTTACTTTTTACAAATAGGACTACCGCCACAATTATTAAGAATTCAAGTTGCAATCGCTGTCACTGGTGGCAGAGCGACGGCAAGAATACCAGATCTGACAGTTCTTTCTGAAGATTTAGCACTGGAATTAAGAGAAACTAATCGATCGACAATTTTAGCAGATATGCCACCACCTACGTTGGTTGTTGAAGTAGTAAGTCCCAACCAAGATAAACGAGATTATCGCTATAAAAGGTCGGAATATGCCGCCAGACAAATTCCTGAATATTGGATTGTCGATCCGATCTTAGCTAAGGTGACAATCTTAGAATTGGTCGAAGGATTGTATGAAGAAAAAGTTTATACGGGCGAAGAAGTTATCGAATCGCCGCAATTCGATCGATTCAAATTAACTGCCCAACAGATTTTAACTGGTATTATGTAACCAAGGATTTGCGATCGATAAAAGGCGAACGAGATAATTTTAGTTCCAAACGATCGACAACTGCTGAGAGTTTAAAGTTGTTGTAAGCCATATTGTCTAGGCCCGAACTCGAAAATCAGAACAAATATACCATGTCGATCGAGCCAGCCTGGGAGTTTGGCAAGCATGAGAATAGAAGTTGGTGACTTGCAGAATTCGGGTACCCTAGAGAAACAGTGTATCGATCCAACCACATTCATGCTGAATCTCCAGAATATTTTGTCCGTTTTCCTGATATTTATCCCAGTGTCGATCGCGGGACACTTTCTACATTGGAGCGATCCAGTTGTATTTATCACTTCTGCGCTGGCAATTATCCCCTTGGCGGCATGGATGGGCACCGCGACCGAAGAAATCGCTGTGGTGATGGGGCCAGCCTTGGGTGGGCTGTTAAATGCCACTTTTGGCAATGCTACCGAATTAATTATCGCCCTCGTCGCGCTCAATGCTGGCTTGATTGATGTTGTCAAAGCAAGTATTACTGGCTCGATTATCGGTAACTTGTTATTGGTAATGGGCTTTTCGATGTTGCTCGGTGGTTTGAAATACAAAGAACAGACATTTCAACCGATCGTGGCGAGAGTGAATGCCTCTAGTATGAATCTAGCTGTGATTGCGATGTTATTACCGACTGCGGTAGATTATACATCTACTGGGATCAGTACAGATGCGATTCAGAAACTCTCGATCGCGGTATCGATCGTGTTAATTGGCGTATATGGTTTGACGTTATTATTTTCAATGAAAACTCACACTTATTTATACGACATCGATGCCGATATGGACTTAGAAGAACTCGCTGACTCAAATCTAGACGGCGAGACCGAACATGGAGACGTCAATTTACCGTTGTGGATTACGGTGCTGTTAGGCTGTACGTTATTAGTTGCTGTCGAGTCGGAATTTCTGGTTTCGACGCTAGAAGTTGCGACCGAACAGTTAGGTTTGACGGCATTATTTACTGGGGTAATTTTAGTGCCGATCGTGGGTAATGCTGCCGAACATGCGACGGCGGTAACAGTTGCGATGAAAGATAAAATGGATTTATCTGTATCTGTTGCACTGGGTTCGAGTTTGCAAATTGCCCTATTTGTTGCGCCAGTATTAGTATTAGCAGGATATATTATGGGTAAACCGATGAACCTAAACTTCAATCCGTTTGAATTGGTAGCTGTCGGTGTTTCGGTATTAATCGCCAACTCGATTAGTTCCGACGGTCGATCGAATTGGCTCGAAGGTTCTCTACTATTAGCGGCTTATGTGGTATTGGGTTTTGCTTTCTATTTCCATCCCGTAATTGACGGGATCGGTTAATTGAAACTAGCATAATCTGGAGATCGCCGCATCCGGTCTGTAGCTTTTTGCTATCTCAAAAACCGAGCGGCAAATATAGCCTACAAATCCCCCTGCTCCTAACTGTTAACATAATTATAATTACTATATAAAGTAATCTTATAGAATCCTTAAACAAGTGTTAACCTAAACATAATCGATATATAAGTGTGGTTGCGCTAAGATGCTGCTGGTATCAAAAAAGTTAACATAAGCATCACTGCTATCGTCAAAACTTAAAATTTTGAAATCACTCTCTTTGCAATCAACTTGACAAATATAGGTATGTTATCCAAAAATTTCGGTCGCTTTACCACTCTCACCGCAGTAGCAGTAGCATTTTTCGGGACTCAATTTGCAGCGGTGGCGCAACAAGTGACTCTTAGTGGTGCCGGAGCGACTTTTCCTCAACCTTTGTATGAGAGATATACTCGGGAGATGCGGAAGGCTCACCCAGATATAAAGGTTAACTATCAAGCAATCGGTAGTGGTGGTGGAATCAAACAAACGATCGCTGGCACAGTAGACTTTGGCGCGAGCGATGCCGCGATGACCGATAGCCAAATGTCACAGGTCAAAGGTGGGGTATTGTTGATACCGACTGCGGGCGGGCCTGTGTCTGTAGCGTACAATCTTCCTGTCAAAGGTCTCAAACTATCTAACAAAGCGTTAAGCGGAATTTTCTTAGGCAAAATTACGACTTGGAACGACCCCCAAATCGCGCAAGACAACAAAGGTCTTAGCCTCCCCAATACCGCGCTTAAGCCTGTCGTCAGAGCTGATGGTAGCGGTACTGCCTTCATTTTCACCAATCACGTCAGCGCAATTAGCCCAGAATTTAAGTCAGCAGTTGGTGCTAGCACAGAACCCAAATGGTCGTCAGGCTTTTTGAAAGGTAAAGGAAATCCTGGCGTCTCTGCTTTAGTTAAGCAAACTCCTGGCGCAATTGGCTTCATGGAGTATAGCTTTGCGCTCAGAAATGGACTCAACTCGGCTGCCGTTCAAAATGGTAGCGGCAGGTATGTAGCTCCATCACTAAAAGCTGCCAATCAAGCACTAGCCGATGTCCAATTTCCAGCAAATTTTCGCGCATTTGATGTCAATTCCAATCAAGGCTACCCCATTGTCGGCCTAACATGGTTGTTGATTCCTAAAAATCAAAAAACTCCAGCTAAAGCTCAAGCCATCAAGACAATGGTCAGATGGATGCTGACCAGCGGACAGCAATTTAACGACGATCTCGGTTACACTTCCATTCCGAGCAGTGTTGCTGCTCGCGCGATCGAAGCTGTCGAATCCGGCGTGAAATAATCTAAATTTAACAATGTCTTCCCCACAACACCTATCTGCGCCTGTGCCTACCGAAAGTATCTTAGGTAGGCGCAATCGACCGCCTAAAACCGATCTAGCCGATCGATTATTCCGCTATCTGATGTATGCAGCTAGCGGGATATCGGCGGCTATTCTCTTTCTGATGGTCTGGACGATCCTCAAACATTCATTCCCAGCAGTACAGCAGTTTGGGGTGGGTTTCTTGGTAAGTCAGGAATGGAATGTCACTGATAATAAATTTGGTGCCCTTCCGTTGATTTACGGTACGCTGGGCAGTAGCACGATCTCGCTGATCCTCGCCGTACCGATCGGGTTGTCAGTAGCACTCGTAACGAGTGAAGATCTCCTCCCACAACGGTTGCGAACTTTTATTGCTTTCACGATCGAATTAATTGCGGCTATTCCCAGCGTCATTTTTGGCTTATGGGGATTCTACACCTTCATTCCACTGCTGTTACCATTCCAACAATTTCTCCATGCCAAGTTGGGTTTTATTCCCTGGTTTGGCAAAGAACCTACTGGCTCTGGATTGATGACTGCTGGCATTTTATTGGGCATCATGATTTTGCCGACGATGGCTGCTGTCAGTCGCGAAGTCCTCTTGGTGGTGCCTACTTATTTACGTACTGGCTCCATGGCATTGGGTGCGACACGCTGGGAAACAATTTTTAAAGTTGTTTTACCCAAAGCTTTTTCAGGAATTATCGGTGCGGTAATGTTGGCATTAGGCCGCGCTCTGGGCGAGACGATGGCGGTGACGATGGTCATCGGTAATGCCGAAAACATCAGTTCTTCACTATTTGAACCAGCTAACTCAATTCCCGCTATTTTAGCAACTAAGTTCGCTGAAGCTGATGGTATGCATTCTGCCGCGCTGACTTATTTAGTATTGATTTTATTTGCAATTACTCTGGGTGTAAATGTTGGCGCGATCGGGTTAGTGAGATTGGTCGAACGTAAAGGGAAATCTTAATTATGAACGAGTCACCAAGAACTACTAATTTAACGACACCTTTATCTCCAGCTCGAAGTTTATTCGATCGGGGGATGACGGTATTAGCGTTTTGCTTAACTATAGTCGGGATACTGCCACTAATCTCCGTATTGTGGAATATTATCGTCAAAGGATTTCCGGGTTTGACAGCCACCATGTTTACCAAAGAAATCATCGATGATGGATTTGCTAACGCCATTGTCGGTACTCTGACCATGGTGGGAATTGCCTCGCTGTTGAGCATTCCGATCGGGATTGCAACTGGCATCTATCTATCCGAATACACACCCCATAGTAAGCTCAATCGGACGATTAGATTTTTGACAACAATTTTGACTGGCGTGCCCTCGATCGTGGTCGGGATTTTTACCTATGATGTCATCGTTTTAACTACCAAACAATTAGATGCGCCATTCTTTTTTGGTCGCCAACTATTTGATTTTAATTTTAGTTATAGCGCAGTTGCGGGGGGCATTGCTTTAGCAATCATCATGCTACCAATTATTGCACTGACAACTGAGGAAGTACTCAAGTTAGTCCCGATTACATTCCGATTGGCGTCCTCTGGACTAGGTGGTAATAAGTTTCAAACTATTACCCGGATCGTTTTACCTACCGCACTACCAGCAATTTCCACTGGGGTATTATTGGCGATCGCTCGTGCCTGCGGCGAGACAGCTCCATTGTTATTTACTGCTTTGTACGCTCAATATTGGGCCGAAAATCTTCTGAGTCCTACGGCTTCGTTACCAGTATTGATTTTTAATTTATACAACGATCCCGACCCAGTCAAAAATCAATTGGTTTGGACGGCATCTTTATTCTTATTAGGAATAGTTTTAGCAATCAATCTGCCAACAAGACTATTATCTAATCGAGGTAAACAAGGCTAATAGGCAGTAACTTACAAAATTATATATTTATTTTTTATGAAAGAAGCATATCCGAAATCAAATCAATTGGAAACAGCAATTCAAGTTAATAATCTCAGCTTCTTCTATGGCGTGGTAAGAGCATTAGAAAGCATCAACATGACTATTTTTGAAAATCATGTGACTGCTATTATCGGGCCTTCCGGCTGCGGTAAGTCTACTTTTATTAAAGCACTCAATCGGATCGGCGAGCTAGAAGGCAAAGTTAAAACTGAAGGCGAAGTTCAGCTCTACGGCCAAAATATATATCACCCTCAAGTCAACCTCAATCAATTACGCAGACAAGTGGGAATGGTGTTTCAAAAGCCAAATCCTTTCCCAATGAGTATTTATGAAAATGTGGCTTATGGCGTCAAAATTGGGGAAGAAAAAGTTCAGCGAGGAGATCTAGACAGTATTGTCGAATCCTCATTAAAAGGTGCCGCAATCTGGAATGAAGTCAAAGATAAACTGCATAAATCGGCATTGGGATTGTCGGGAGGACAGCAGCAAAGATTGTGTATCGCTCGCGCTCTAGCCGTCAAACCAAAAGTATTGCTGATGGACGAACCTTGCTCGGCACTAGATCCAATCGCGACGACAAAAATCGAAGATCTGATGCACAGCTTACGCAACGAGCTGACGATCGCGATCGTCACCCACAATATGCAACAAGCAGCAAGAATTTCTGACTATACAGCCTTTTTTAGTACCGATGAGAGTCGGATCGGACGGATGGTAGAATTTGGCGAAACCAAGCAAATTTTCTCATCTCCAGTCGATAGTCGTACCAATGATTATGTATCGGGTCGATTTGGCTAGTTAGGTTTTAGGCTTTAGGTTTTAGGTTTTAGGTTTTAGGCTTTAGGGAACATGAGCAACACAGAGCTTCCCCTAACACCTACGCCTAACGCATAACTGCTAAACTACGTAAATATCCCCGATTTCTTTCAGAAGTCGGGGATATGATATTAATGATATCTTCTCGATCGTCAACTATGCTACTAGGTCAATGGCTGGGATTTTTGGCTTTAGTTTTGTCTGCATACATATTGTGGCAAATTCGTCAAGTACTTTTAATTGTTTTTGCAGCAATACTCTTAGCCACAGCTCTTAATAAGCTAGCTCGAAAACTTCAGCACAAACTTAAGCTCAAACGTCCAGCAGGCGTCCTAGTAGCGATCGGGATTTTTATTGCTGTGTTAGTGGGCTTTTTTATTCTGATTGTCCCCCCATTTATCAGTCAATTTCAAGAGTTAACTACGACTAAGTTTCCCCAAATTCTTCAATCGGCGACGCAGTGGCGGACGAATCTCCCGTCATACATTCCAGCTCCACTCGTTCCGTACTTACCAGATCTCAACGATCTCGATCGACAAGTGCAACCGCTAGTAAAATCGGTAGCTGGACAATCGCTGAGTATATTTTCTAGTTCGCTGGCTGTCATTCTCAATCTGTTATTCTTGGTCGTGCTGACGATTATGCTCTTGGCGCAACCCATGGCTTACCGTCAAGCATTTGTGGTGCTATTTCCCAGTTTTTATCGCCAGCGAATCGACGGCATTTTATCGGAGTGCGAGGTGTCTTTAGGCAAGTGGTTTGGCGGCGCACTATTGAGTACGATCGTAGTAGGTGGACTCAGTACCGTCGGGTTATTAATATTGGGGATTCCCTTAGCCTTGGCACAAGGTATTGTGGCTGGACTATTTAATTTGATTCCCAATGTCGGGCCGACGATAAGTGTGGTTTTGCCGATGTCGATCGCGTTACTCGACGAACCGTGGAAAGCAGTTGCAATCTTTATTGTTTATTTTCTGATTCAACAATTTGAAAGTAACTTGCTCACGCCATATATTATGGCGCAGCAAGTATCGTTACTTCCCGCCCTAACGTTAATCTCACAAGTCTTTTTTACGACCTTTTTTGGCTTTTTAGGATTATTACTCGCCATCCCTTTAACTGTAGTTGCCAAAATTTGGATTAATGCCGTCTTAATTGAGGATATTCTCGATCGTTGGAAAGCCCCACAGAGTCGGATAAAGCGAGCTAGCGATCGCGACAAACTAGCCGACTCATATCCAGATCCGCAGTTAGAAACAGAAATTGTGATTCGATCGGGGGATGGTGAATAGTGGATAGG harbors:
- a CDS encoding AI-2E family transporter; this translates as MLLGQWLGFLALVLSAYILWQIRQVLLIVFAAILLATALNKLARKLQHKLKLKRPAGVLVAIGIFIAVLVGFFILIVPPFISQFQELTTTKFPQILQSATQWRTNLPSYIPAPLVPYLPDLNDLDRQVQPLVKSVAGQSLSIFSSSLAVILNLLFLVVLTIMLLAQPMAYRQAFVVLFPSFYRQRIDGILSECEVSLGKWFGGALLSTIVVGGLSTVGLLILGIPLALAQGIVAGLFNLIPNVGPTISVVLPMSIALLDEPWKAVAIFIVYFLIQQFESNLLTPYIMAQQVSLLPALTLISQVFFTTFFGFLGLLLAIPLTVVAKIWINAVLIEDILDRWKAPQSRIKRASDRDKLADSYPDPQLETEIVIRSGDGE
- the cax gene encoding calcium/proton exchanger — translated: MLNLQNILSVFLIFIPVSIAGHFLHWSDPVVFITSALAIIPLAAWMGTATEEIAVVMGPALGGLLNATFGNATELIIALVALNAGLIDVVKASITGSIIGNLLLVMGFSMLLGGLKYKEQTFQPIVARVNASSMNLAVIAMLLPTAVDYTSTGISTDAIQKLSIAVSIVLIGVYGLTLLFSMKTHTYLYDIDADMDLEELADSNLDGETEHGDVNLPLWITVLLGCTLLVAVESEFLVSTLEVATEQLGLTALFTGVILVPIVGNAAEHATAVTVAMKDKMDLSVSVALGSSLQIALFVAPVLVLAGYIMGKPMNLNFNPFELVAVGVSVLIANSISSDGRSNWLEGSLLLAAYVVLGFAFYFHPVIDGIG
- the pstB gene encoding phosphate ABC transporter ATP-binding protein PstB, which encodes MKEAYPKSNQLETAIQVNNLSFFYGVVRALESINMTIFENHVTAIIGPSGCGKSTFIKALNRIGELEGKVKTEGEVQLYGQNIYHPQVNLNQLRRQVGMVFQKPNPFPMSIYENVAYGVKIGEEKVQRGDLDSIVESSLKGAAIWNEVKDKLHKSALGLSGGQQQRLCIARALAVKPKVLLMDEPCSALDPIATTKIEDLMHSLRNELTIAIVTHNMQQAARISDYTAFFSTDESRIGRMVEFGETKQIFSSPVDSRTNDYVSGRFG
- the pstC gene encoding phosphate ABC transporter permease subunit PstC, which codes for MSSPQHLSAPVPTESILGRRNRPPKTDLADRLFRYLMYAASGISAAILFLMVWTILKHSFPAVQQFGVGFLVSQEWNVTDNKFGALPLIYGTLGSSTISLILAVPIGLSVALVTSEDLLPQRLRTFIAFTIELIAAIPSVIFGLWGFYTFIPLLLPFQQFLHAKLGFIPWFGKEPTGSGLMTAGILLGIMILPTMAAVSREVLLVVPTYLRTGSMALGATRWETIFKVVLPKAFSGIIGAVMLALGRALGETMAVTMVIGNAENISSSLFEPANSIPAILATKFAEADGMHSAALTYLVLILFAITLGVNVGAIGLVRLVERKGKS
- the pstS gene encoding phosphate ABC transporter substrate-binding protein PstS, with protein sequence MLSKNFGRFTTLTAVAVAFFGTQFAAVAQQVTLSGAGATFPQPLYERYTREMRKAHPDIKVNYQAIGSGGGIKQTIAGTVDFGASDAAMTDSQMSQVKGGVLLIPTAGGPVSVAYNLPVKGLKLSNKALSGIFLGKITTWNDPQIAQDNKGLSLPNTALKPVVRADGSGTAFIFTNHVSAISPEFKSAVGASTEPKWSSGFLKGKGNPGVSALVKQTPGAIGFMEYSFALRNGLNSAAVQNGSGRYVAPSLKAANQALADVQFPANFRAFDVNSNQGYPIVGLTWLLIPKNQKTPAKAQAIKTMVRWMLTSGQQFNDDLGYTSIPSSVAARAIEAVESGVK
- a CDS encoding adenylosuccinate synthase, which produces MANVVVIGAQWGDEGKGKITDLLSKSADVVVRYQGGVNAGHTVVVKGQTFKLHLIPSGILYPETKCIIGCGTVIDPKVLIEELDRLVALNIPTDKLLISQTAHVTMPYHRSIDLASEEVRGTHKIGTTGRGIGPTYMDKSDRVGIRVQDLMDAESFREQVAWTIVQKNEILEKLYNLPPLDPEQVATEYLGYAERLRPHVVNTSVEIYEAVRRRRNILFEGAQGTLLDLDHGTYPYVTSSNPIAGGACIGTGIGPTTIDRVIGVAKAYTTRVGEGPFPTELEDASGDMLGERGAEFGTTTGRKRRCGWFDGVIGRYAVRINGMDCMAITKLDVLDEFDEIQVCVAYEINGERTTDFPNSGRDFAKCVPIYKTLPGWKQNTADCRSLEDLPKAALDYLKFLADLMEVPISIVSLGPSRDQTIIVEDPIHGPKRGLLSADGTPV
- the miaB gene encoding tRNA (N6-isopentenyl adenosine(37)-C2)-methylthiotransferase MiaB, yielding MTPIDRSYHITTFGCQMNKADSERMGGILEDMGFQWSDDPFTADLVLYNTCTIRDLAEQKVYSYLGKQTRRKKDNPDLVLIMAGCVAQQEGEALLRRIPELDLIMGPQHANRLEDLLQQVFSGAQVVATEPIHIIEDITKPRRDSSVTAWVNVIYGCNERCTYCVVPNVRGVEQSRTPEAIRAEIKELARQGYKEVTLLGQNIDAYGRDLPGSTVEGRHSHTLTDLLYYIHDIEGIERIRFATSHPRYFTERLIKACTELPKVCEHFHVPFQSGDNDILKAMSRGYTHEKYRRIVDTIRKYMPDASISADAIVGFPGETEEQFERTLELIADVGFDMVNTAAYSPRPNTPAALWANQLSEEIKLDRLQRINHLVSQTAIERSGRYFDRVESVLVEERNAKNTDQVLGRTRGNRLTFFNGDIEELRGKVVPVKITEARAFSLTGDRVTKIE
- the pstA gene encoding phosphate ABC transporter permease PstA translates to MNESPRTTNLTTPLSPARSLFDRGMTVLAFCLTIVGILPLISVLWNIIVKGFPGLTATMFTKEIIDDGFANAIVGTLTMVGIASLLSIPIGIATGIYLSEYTPHSKLNRTIRFLTTILTGVPSIVVGIFTYDVIVLTTKQLDAPFFFGRQLFDFNFSYSAVAGGIALAIIMLPIIALTTEEVLKLVPITFRLASSGLGGNKFQTITRIVLPTALPAISTGVLLAIARACGETAPLLFTALYAQYWAENLLSPTASLPVLIFNLYNDPDPVKNQLVWTASLFLLGIVLAINLPTRLLSNRGKQG
- a CDS encoding Uma2 family endonuclease codes for the protein MTVATKFMSLEEYLNYDDGTDNLYELVNGKLIPMPPESDRNQQVSISLLAYFLQIGLPPQLLRIQVAIAVTGGRATARIPDLTVLSEDLALELRETNRSTILADMPPPTLVVEVVSPNQDKRDYRYKRSEYAARQIPEYWIVDPILAKVTILELVEGLYEEKVYTGEEVIESPQFDRFKLTAQQILTGIM